In one Scomber japonicus isolate fScoJap1 chromosome 6, fScoJap1.pri, whole genome shotgun sequence genomic region, the following are encoded:
- the LOC128360951 gene encoding protein FAM124B: MFRRVSVLKERAEDENVDSGAETAESDCSRMSTSGIDLMTRRVRQQQQQLLHLNLHLLANPGDSLLLQHTLDRLLRWLCPSLRIFHVSERASPYRSYTRLSPVAGYPSLAITFFLHEAYGEERILKVLDFFQRPPWQYHHTESCGNRTRGIHITSSSSPSNPLLRPYLLPSRDFYSLGAGMPVWGVRPVHCGGEILRVTLYSVYDNYEDAVRLYETVLQQQAEEQKTGFCWFTLHAEPGLCLQLAIKQLSPGVRVEPCSSAVLQFSVEEIGQLVPLLPNPCTPISSTRWQTEDLDGNKVLFQVKTPAQPPRPLTCAFPLTCPSVSPRGMQFRSSAQGHSLSPCSLTTPPPWQTHRQGHRPRSDPILEKLHGGGGGGGAESLGSGSCCSTPPGSSCYSSQRSSPALPLTSNHPDSPLRPAITRSLSYLLLEEDEEEPETNVDTGVPISSHSDSAVKAITRSSSMDFLMNLHSERPAAVGASAAEGLAKELLECLPRTHMHPQAGSRTWGSTGCMNKASKGSRTVVMRTTAEQCTKPLSSHTNNEEPVDEFFI; the protein is encoded by the exons ATGTTTCGGAGAGTGTCGGTGTTAAAGGAGAGAGCCGAAGATGAGAACGTGGACTCCGGAGCGGAAACAGCCGA ATCTGACTGCAGCAGGATGTCAACATCTGGCA TCGATCTCATGACCAGGCGggtcaggcagcagcagcagcagctccttcaTCTGAACCTGCATCTGCTGGCCAACCCTGGAGACTCCCTGCTGCTGCAGCACACCCTGGATCGCCTCCTCCGCTGGCTCTGTCCAAGCCTCCGCATCTTCCATGTGTCAGAGAGGGCTTCCCCGTATAGAAGTTACACTCGTCTCAGTCCTGTGGCAG GCTACCCTTCTCTGGCTATTACCTTCTTCCTTCATGAGGCTTATGGAGAGGAACGGATCCTCAAAGTGCTGGACTTCTTCCAGCGACCGCCTTGGCAGTACCACCACACGGAGAGCTGCGGCAACAGGACCAGAGGGATCCACATTACTTCCAGCAGCTCCCCATCCAACCCCCTGCTGCGGCCCTACCTCCTGCCCAGCCGAGACTTTTACAGCCTGGGTGCAGGGATGCCTGTGTGGGGGGTTCGGCCGGTGCACTGTGGAGGAGAAATACTACGTGTGACACTGTACAGTGTATATGACAACTATGAGGACGCTGTGCGGCTGTATGAGACGGTGCTGCAGCAACAGGCAGAAGAGCAGAAGACCGGATTCTGCTGGTTCACCCTCCATGCAG AGCCGGGGCTGTGCCTGCAGCTGGCTATAAAGCAGTTGTCACCAGGAGTTCGGGTGGAGCCTTGCAGCTCTGCTGTGCTACAGTTTAGTGTGGAGGAAATCGGCCAGCTGGTCCCTCTGCTGCCCAACCCCTGTACCCCCATCAGCAGCACACGCTGGCAGACGGAAGACCTGGATGGAAACAAAGTTCTCTTCCAG GTGAAAACCCCGGCTCAACCTCCGCGACCCTTGACCTGTGCTTTCCCCCTGACCTGCCCCAGCGTGTCCCCTCGAGGAATGCAGTTCAGGAGCTCAGCACAGGGCCACAGCCTGTCGCCCTGCAGCCTCACGACCCCCCCGCCCTGGCAGACACACAGGCAGG GCCACAGACCACGCAGTGACCCGATCCTGGAGAAGCTtcacggaggaggaggaggaggtggagcagaGAGTCTGGGATCAGGAAGCTGCTGCAGCACCCCTCCAGGCAGCTCCTGCTACTCATCCCAGCGCAGCAGCCCCGCCCTGCCTCTCACCTCCAATCACCCGGACTCTCCTCTGCGCCCCGCCATCACCCGCTCTCTCTCCTATCTCCTCCtggaagaggacgaggaggagccGGAGACCAACGTAGACACGGGGGTCCCCATCTCGTCTCACTCTGACTCAGCAGTCAAAGCCATCACTCGCTCTTCCTCCATGGACTTTCTGATGAACCTGCACTCAGAGAGACCCGCTGCTGTCGGGGCTTCGGCTGCTGAAGGTCTAGCCAAGGAACTGCTTGAATGTCTGCCACGGACACACATGCACCCTCAGGCGGGCTCCAGGACGTGGGGCTCCACCGGCTGTATGAATAAAGCCAGTAAAGGCAGCAGGACGGTGGTGATGAGGACTACTGCTGAGCAATGCACCAAGCCGCTGTCATCACACACGAACAATGAAGAGCCCGTCGACGAGTTCTTCATTTGA
- the mmp28 gene encoding matrix metalloproteinase-28 translates to MSRRPPEPAGRRAGGMKAACWILTVSALISTHTAAGSPLLLDPEVFLEKYGYLHQDNHIHNEVEVQSAVREFQWLSRLPVTGELDSATLRQMAEPRCGVTDEGSQQIWAQRVNTVFTGGGVGAAGREQHRRKRSAGKPSGDRPVRLPGQVLHAALQEWEFNEIDNGHQNTGQPLYCQGVFDAITMDQNQTVLVFRGSVYWTVSADGVVSGPLPLRQRWSDLPLAIEAAAFSPLDSKWYFFKGKRMWRYTGSALDRGFPRKSSELGLPRHPDCAFYYAPLGHMVLFKGSRYYVLNLKTLHQEPYYPRRLTDWTGVPEGTNGALTRPDGRLYLFREQQFWRFDTVKVRVTREGQWAKDLSWTGCSNTRQNNNIL, encoded by the exons ATGAGCCGCCGACCTCCGGAGCCTGCAGGACGGAGAGCAGGAGGCATGAAGGCAGCCTGCTGGATCCTGACTGTGAGCGCTCTGATCAGCACTCACACTGCTGCAGGATCCCCGCTGCTCCTGGACCCTGAG GTTTTTCTGGAAAAGTATGGCTACCTTCATCAGGACAACCACATCCACAATGAAGTTGAGGTGCAGTCAGCTGTCCG GGAGTTCCAATGGCTTTCCCGCCTTCCTGTCACCGGTGAACTTGACAGTGCCACCCTGAGGCAGATGGCAGAGCCGCGCTGTGGGGTGACAGATGAGGGCAGCCAGCAGATCTGGGCTCAGAGGGTCAACACCGTCTTCACTGGAGGTGGTGTTGGTGCTGCAGGGCGAGAGCAGCACCGAAGGAAACGATCTGCAG GTAAGCCGTCGGGCGATCGTCCTGTGAGGCTTCCAGGTCAGGTTTTGCATGCGGCGCTGCAGGAGTGGGAGTTCAACGAGATCGACAACGGGCATCAGAACACGGGCCAGCCTCTCTACTGCCAGGGAGTCTTTGATGCCATCACTATGG ACCAGAATCAGACGGTGCTGGTGTTTCGGGGCAGTGTGTACTGGACAGTATCAGCTGATGGCGTCGTGAGCGGCCCGCTGCCTCTCCGTCAGCGCTGGTCTGATCTGCCTCTGGCCATCGAGGCTGCTGCTTTCTCCCCGCTCGACTCCAAGTGGTATTTCTTCAAAG GGAAGCGGATGTGGCGTTACACCGGCAGCGCGCTGGACCGAGGCTTCCCCAGAAAGAGCAGTGAACTGGGTCTGCCTCGCCACCCTGACTGCGCCTTCTATTACGCCCCTCTGGGTCACATGGTCCTCTTTAAGGGCTCCCGCTACTACGTCCTCAACCTCAAAACTCTGCACCAAGAGCCCTACTACCCCCGCCGGCTGACAGATTGGACTGGGGTGCCAGAGGGGACCAACGGGGCGCTGACCCGTCCAGACGGCCGCCTCTACCTGTTCAGAGAGCAGCAGTTCTGGAGGTTTGACACGGTGAAGGTGCGAGTCACCAGAGAGGGCCAGTGGGCCAAAGATCTGAGCTGGACTGGCTGCAGCAACACTCGTCAGAACAATAACATCctttga